The DNA segment ACCTATCCCATCTCCTGGTAGAACCATCACTTTATATATTCGCATTTTAAATCCGCCTCTCACTGAATAATTTATTTTTTAGATAGTTGACTAAGCCTCCGGCTTTCAATATATCCATGAGAAATCCTGGTATAGGTTTAGAGTTTAATATTTCACCGTTTGATAGATTTTTTATCTCACCGGTTTCAAGGTTAACTGTTAAAGTATCTCCTTCACTTACAATTTTAGATATTCCCTCAGCGATAATTGCGGGTAAACCAATGTTAATAGCGTTTCTGTAGAATATTCTGGCTATTGAATCCGCTAATATCAGCTTGATACCTGATTCTTTTAAAACTTCAGGGGCCTGTTGCCTGGAACTTCCGGAGCCGAAGTTTCTACCCGCCACTAT comes from the Candidatus Odinarchaeum yellowstonii genome and includes:
- a CDS encoding 3-isopropylmalate dehydratase translates to MEIKSKVIKYGDHIDTDVIIAGHRLVYGSNISLMAKYAMETIDPEFHKKIAQGAQIIVAGRNFGSGSSRQQAPEVLKESGIKLILADSIARIFYRNAINIGLPAIIAEGISKIVSEGDTLTVNLETGEIKNLSNGEILNSKPIPGFLMDILKAGGLVNYLKNKLFSERRI